The sequence below is a genomic window from Methanocalculus natronophilus.
CCTTCAAGAACTATGGAGAAGGACCATTATTATCATCTCCCTTCACCGATACAAAACCATATCAAGCAACGAACCCGTATGAAGGAGCTGATCGTTGCCACCAACAGACAGGACAACTCCCAAAAGAGGTTCGATTACGAGGCATTCCAAAGGGTTTTTTAGAGGATCATATGACAGCAGAAGAGAGAACGGCGCGGCGGTATCCGGACCTCCATCTGGATGGTACCCTGAAGAGTCGTGCAGAAGCCGCCGAATCGATCCTGGATGACTGCACGCTCTGTCCGCGAAACTGCCATGTCAACAGAAATGAGGAAGAGCTTGGGTTCTGTAAAACCGGAAAAGACCCGGTCATCTCAAGCTACTCTCCACATTTTGGAGAGGAGGCACCCCTTGTTGGGCGAAAGGGATCCGGGACCATCTTTTTTACGCACTGCAACCTCGGGTGCATCTTCTGTCAGAACGCGGATATCAGCCAGTCCGGCAGGGGTTTTCAGATAACCAAAGAGGAGCTTGCCGCCATCATGATCCAGCTTCAGGACCGGGGATGCCATAACATCAACCTGGTCTCGCCATCACACCAGGTACCGGCAAGTATCGGTGCACTGGATATCGCAGCAGCAGACGGCCTGACCATACCGGTTGTCTACAATACTGGGGGATATGATGCAGTCCCGACGCTCAGGCTGCTGGATGAGGTAATCGACATCTACATGCCGGATGCAAAGTATGCCGATAACCGGATCGGGAATGCGCTCTCTGGAGTTTCGGACTATGCCGACCGGATGAAAGAAGTGCTCATTGAGATGCACCGGCAGGTTGGAGACCTGGTGATCCGGGGTGGAATTGCAGAACGGGGCATGATAATCCGGCACCTGGTGCTCCCCAACAGGCTTGCCGGAACAGAAGAGGTGATGCGGTTCATTGCAGAAGAGCTCTCCAAAGACAGCTATGTCAATGTGATGCAGCAGTACCGCCCGGCATGGAAGGTGCGTGAGGCAGACCCGGCATGCCGGGCGATGGAGAGAGCTATCACCCACCAGGAATACAGGCATGCTGTTGCAATAGCCAGATCGTACGGGCTCTGGCGGGGAATTCCCCGGTGATGAGATAACAATCTGGAGAGAGAGAGAGAGAGAGAACACACGGAATGATGAAAGTCTGGCAGAGATAGTTGGTCTGGCAGAGATAGTTGGGCATCTCCAGGAAATAACTACAGGTATTATCGCAGTTAAAGAAATTTATTTATTAATATACTGCCCAGTATCTGGTGATACACATGAACAAGATAATCGTAACCATTGGCCTTGTGGCACTCGCCGCCTGCCTCCTGCTGGCAGCGGGATGTGTCAACGGGAAGCCTCCGGAAAGCCCGGAGGTTACAGGAATTGGTGTTGTGACCTATATCGATCTGGAAGGCGGATTTTATGGAATCATTGCTGATGACGGCAGAGAGTTCCTCCCCCTGAACCTCCCCGAAGATCTCAAAGTGGATGGAACCGAAATTGTTTTCACTGGTGAGGTCAGGGAGGATGTTATCACCATGTACATGTGGGGAACACCCCTGCAGCTTGAAGACATCCAAAAGGATGCAGCAGAACCATACATCTCGGGAACCGGAGTGATAACATACATCGATCTTGAGGGTGGCTTCTATGGAATTATCAGTGGGAAAGGCAACTTCCTGCCCATAGGAGAAGAATATCAGGAATTCCTCTCTGATCATGCCGACCGGACTGTCGACTTCACCGTGAACCCAAAAGATGTCATGACAATCCAGCAGTGGGGCCAGCCCGTTGAGATCATCGCCATCTCCCTTGCAGAAGAAGAAAAAGATGCGATCATCAAAGATAGCGGCGTTGTCACCTACATCGATCTCGAAGGTGGATTTTATGGGATCATCACCGGCGATGATACACGATATCTCCCCGTAAACCTTGCAGACGAGTTCAGCAAAGACGGCCTGCCGGTTACCTTCACAGCAACCAAAGAAGATGTGATGACGATCCAGATGTGGGGCACACCGGTTCAGATCATTACCATGGAAGAGAAGGATGAGCCGCTCGTCGGGATGCCAAATCCAGCAGCCGTCTTTGTGACAGAGCTTGGGTATGAGTATGAGATCCGGTCAGGCCCGGACGGCGAGTATGGTGTTGCCATTCTCCCGGACGGAACCGAGATTGAGGAGTGGGAACTCTACTGGCAGCATCACGACAATACCTGACCTGAACCAGAAAAAAACATCGCGACAAGAGGGGAGTTCGCTCTATACCAGAATGGCAGGGCCCCTGCCACCCCTCTCTTTTACAAAGACCCTGAGACAAACCAGCATCCAAACGCGATCAGGAAGATACCGCATGCAACAAGAATGAGCCGGTATCCTGAATCTGAGAGAAAGAACCGGCCCCGGTGAATGCTCGCAGAGACCAGGGTGAGCCACCCGATATCGGCTGCCCAGTGGCCTGCCATAAAGATACCACCTGCGAGAAGGCCCCCCTCAAGAAAGCTCCAGAGGAGAGCCGCCCCAACAGTAAACCACCAGATCCAGAAGTACGGGTTTGCAACGCTTGTGAGGAGACCTGCTGCAACCGGCTTTCCCGCATCAATTGAAGCATCTGCAGGGGGAAGAGCAGCACCCCGGGCAGAAGAGATGGTCAGGAGGCCGAAGAGCACAAGGGAGATGCCGCCGACAAGACCGATTGCCCAGGTCGCCGATCCGATCACAGCACCCAGTCCCGCGACGATCAGCAGGATAACCCCGATCTCAGCTGCCACATGGCCAAGGCTCACGAGCGGGCCGGCACGCCATCCTGATCTGACAGATGCGTTGATGGTTGCAACCAGGGTGGGGCCCGGTGCAAGCGCCCCGGTGAAGCCGATTACAAGGCCTATGAGAAATATCGATATGAGATCCGGCATGATCACGATTGCTCCACAGGTATGGTGTGACTAGCAGGTATGAAGGGTGCATATCATCGGGATGATGATATTTTCCAGGACATTCACCCTTCATTTCACAATTAAACTTCAAATTCTTTCGCAGTTAAAGGTAGTTTTATGCTCTATTCAATCCTTGGATAGACGTGATGGTTATGCGAACCTACAGAATTGCTACACCCCTGCTGGCACTCCTTCTTGTGTTCAGCCTGATCGCACTCCCGGTATCTGCCCAGAGCACCTCCGGAGAGCGCCTGATCCAGACACGCGGAACCGGTGAAGTCACAACAGCTCCGGATCGTGTCGAGCTATCATTTGCTGTTGTCACCGAACATCAGGATGTCAGGAGGGCACAGACGGAGAACTCTGTCAGGATGAACGGTGTTATGGACGCACTGAAGAGATCAGGGCTTACATCAGACGATCTGAAGACGACCGGGTACTCGATCCGCCAGGTGACCCGTGATTCAGACCAGCGGCTCCAACTTGACAGGCAGACAACGATCTACCGTGTCACAAACACCCTCCTTGTCACGATGGATGATACCACCCGCGCAGGCGAGATCATCGATCGTGCAATTGACAACGGGGCAAACAGCGTGAATTATATCTCCTTCACCTTAAGCGATGAGTTGCAAAAGTCGCTCCGGGCAGAGGCACTTGAACTGGCGGTTGCAGAATCGCGAACCGATGCAGATATTGTTGCCGCAGCCCTTGGCTTATCGGTTCGTGATGTCAAAGAGGTTTCAATTGATGCAGGCTACTCCCCCATGACACGAAGCATGTATGACATGGCAATGCCTGCAGCAGGTATGGAGAAGCTTGAAACACCAATTGAGGCGGGCGATATCACCGTAACCGCAACCGTCTCAATCTCCTATATCATCTGAACAAGGCCTGCAAAAAACCACAACCCCTCACCGTCTTTTTTCAACCAGGCCCGGGCATCAAAAAAAAAGCAAGCCTGATTCAACAGCACCTGATACAAATGCTTAATGAGTAATATTGCCAAACAACGTACACGTACACAAAGCAGAATACCATTTCCACAGGATAGAACAATGGAGCGTACATTAAATTTTAAAGAGCGCCGGTATATTGAAGAGCTCCGTATCCTCACCAAATCAACCGCAATAGACTGTATCATTGACGACCGTTTTGACAGGCTGGTTTACATAATCACACCAGGCGACATGGGCATTGCCATTGGGAAAAGCGGCGACAATATTCGTAAAATGCAAAAAGTTCTCGGTAAGCGTATAGAGATGGTCGAGTATGCAGAGGACCCGGCAGAGTTTGTCAGGAATATCTTCAAGCCTGCCGAGGTCATTGCAGTCCGGTTTGAAGAGGAACGTGGCGGTGCAGTACAGGTGACTGTACAGAACAGAAGTGAAGTTGGCATTGCGATAGGAAAGGGAGGCTGCACCATTGAGAAGGCACGGATGATCCTCCGTCGTTTCTTTGGTGAAGAGCTTGGCGATATCATAGTTGAGGAAGAATATGCAGCCTGATATTTTTGACGCACTCAGTGACATTATCCGGGAGCGGGCAGCTGATCAGACAAATGAGAGATCCTATGTGCGATCACTGCTCTTCCACGAGAAGGGAATTGACAAGTCACTTGAAAAAGTAGGTGAGGAAGCAGTTGAATACGTCCTCGCCGTGAAAAACGGGGAACCAGATCGGATCATCTCCGAAGCAGCAGATCTCATCTTTCACCTGATGGTAAGCCTCAGGGCAGCAGACATAGATTTTGAAGCGGTCATTGAGGAGCTTGCGAAACGCAGGACAGAGATGAGCCGGAGCAGGTAGTTTCTGCCTTAACGTATGAGCACCCCGGGTGTTTGAGACCCGTCTTTCCCTGGTTCACATACATACTCCCTTTCTCCTTCTGATTGCCCTCTTCTTCCTTATTCATGATCAGAGGATGATCGTAACCAACACAAACACACACCAGGATCATAAAAAAGCAACTGAAAGCACGTGCGGCGCGGGTATCGGGGGGCGGGTCAAGCGAAGGGAGCAGGATGACAGAGATGATAAACCCTTGCTCAAGAGAGCAACCTGAAAGGCGATTCCAAAGGAATCGGGGATTTATCTGCTTCTGGCAGACCAAAGGAGCATTCCCGCCCCATCCCGCGCCAGCATCTGCGGCAACCCGGCTCAACATCCCTTGCGAAGCATTTGCGGACGGGGCAGTGGGCGGTGGGGATTTTTTACGGTTCCGGCTCAATGGGTATAAATTAAAAACCATAGTATCAGGGTGGTAGTTTCTCCATCCCCCCGAAGCCCTTTTCCAGGCTTCCTTTTTTGCCCCTATCCGATGTATTCCGAAAAGTCACGGAGCTCCGGGAGGTCGTCGCGAACGACCGCAGCTTCGGCAATGAGAGTCAGATCAAGAGAGATCGCCGCCTGCTGCCGGACCGCAAGCGCAATACCATCACTTGGACGGCAGTCGATGGCCAGTTCACCTGAAGAGGTCTCAAGGTGCATGGTTGCATAGTAGACGCCGTCTTCAATACTGTCGATTCGGACATCCCGGACCCTGCACTGAAGATGAGAGAGCGTATCCGAGAAGAGATCGTGGGTCAGGGGGCGTGCGGGGGGCGGCCCGTTGATTGCATTGTTAATAGAGACCGCCTCATAGAGGCCGATAAAGATCGGAAGATAGCGTTGATCTGACACCTCCAGAAGGACAACCGGAGCTGCACCGAGATCATGGACTGCAAGATAGACACCAACAACCTGGCAGGCAACCGGCTCCATATGGACTCTTCATGCCTTCAGGTTTTATGAAGGTATTGGTCATCATCGTCCGAAGCTGCATTCTCAACCTCCCGCCTGACGATAATGAGGCCGGCAACAAGCCCTACTGCGATATTAAAGTAATAGAGGATGATCCGCCAGAGAAGAACAAAGACCCCGATGACTGAGGTGCTGATGAAGAGGCCGTAGATCGAGCCGATCGAGAGCTCGGCAACCCCCGCACCACCCGGTGTCAGGGGTATCATCATAATCATCGCAATGACGAGCTGCGATATGAATGATTCCAGAAAGTATGGCCCCTGGCCAAGCCCTATTAAAAGGACTGAGGCGATAATAAACTCAAAAAACCAGAACATGGCAGTAAAAATGAAGCCAAGGAAGAGTCCTGTCTTCCCCCTCCCGATGAATTTGCCAAGGCTGAAATGGAAGTTGTCAACTTCCCGGTCCACTTTTGCCATAAACGCCTCGACACGTGCCATCTCCCATTTTTTTGTCAGGTAATGCGAGAGAGCTTTCATCAGGCGCTTGAGGATGAGCGGGTTTCTCACAGAATATGCAAAGATAAGCACGCCAGCCGTCACCGTGAACCAGGTGATATAGATCAAATAATTCACAACCACCGGGAGGTGGATATACTGCCAGGTGGTTCCAAGGAGAAAGAGCATGACTGCCCCCCCAACGCCAAAGACAATACCATCCAGCACCCGTTCCATGATGACAACCGCTGTTGCATCCCCGAGTTTCACATCGGCTTTATACAGTTCGTGAACCCGTACCGGTTCACCCCCTGCCTGGGACGGGGTGATCGCAGCTAGAAAGAGATTGGCACAGACGAGATTGATGCAATGGAAAAACCCGACACGATACCCAAGCGAGTCTGCCATCACCTTGATCCGGAGCGCCCAGCACACAAGGGCAATGATATGGAACCCAAGTGCGATGAGAAGTATTGTCGGACTGAGATTCTGCAGGGCTGCAATGGTTGCTTCATCAAAGGTGAAGTACAAAAGGGCGATCAGGAAGAATGAGCTGATGCCAATTGAGATCCAGATCCATTTGATATGTTGCGGGTTCATTGGTCTGCCTGCATGCCAAGAGAGCTTATTCAGATTGGTTGCATCCAGAAGATTAAACGTCTTCTGGCTGCTTCAGGCGGTGAAGAGATGCCGGTTGCCGGTGATACCAAAGATACCTGAGCGCACCCCGCAATCCAGCCAGCCGTATCCATACGAGAGATGGGCAAGAGCAGCAGCGTAGTCCTCTCCCAAAATCCTATCCCTGGCAAGGTTGAGCCGCAGCCGGACAATATCCAGGCATTCACAGGATGCAAGGTAGAGAGGGCTGGATCTGTCCGGAGCCGGAGCTACTGCCTGAA
It includes:
- a CDS encoding bifunctional nuclease family protein yields the protein MEPVACQVVGVYLAVHDLGAAPVVLLEVSDQRYLPIFIGLYEAVSINNAINGPPPARPLTHDLFSDTLSHLQCRVRDVRIDSIEDGVYYATMHLETSSGELAIDCRPSDGIALAVRQQAAISLDLTLIAEAAVVRDDLPELRDFSEYIG
- a CDS encoding radical SAM protein; the encoded protein is MTAEERTARRYPDLHLDGTLKSRAEAAESILDDCTLCPRNCHVNRNEEELGFCKTGKDPVISSYSPHFGEEAPLVGRKGSGTIFFTHCNLGCIFCQNADISQSGRGFQITKEELAAIMIQLQDRGCHNINLVSPSHQVPASIGALDIAAADGLTIPVVYNTGGYDAVPTLRLLDEVIDIYMPDAKYADNRIGNALSGVSDYADRMKEVLIEMHRQVGDLVIRGGIAERGMIIRHLVLPNRLAGTEEVMRFIAEELSKDSYVNVMQQYRPAWKVREADPACRAMERAITHQEYRHAVAIARSYGLWRGIPR
- a CDS encoding SIMPL domain-containing protein; the encoded protein is MVMRTYRIATPLLALLLVFSLIALPVSAQSTSGERLIQTRGTGEVTTAPDRVELSFAVVTEHQDVRRAQTENSVRMNGVMDALKRSGLTSDDLKTTGYSIRQVTRDSDQRLQLDRQTTIYRVTNTLLVTMDDTTRAGEIIDRAIDNGANSVNYISFTLSDELQKSLRAEALELAVAESRTDADIVAAALGLSVRDVKEVSIDAGYSPMTRSMYDMAMPAAGMEKLETPIEAGDITVTATVSISYII
- a CDS encoding putative hemolysin, translated to MNKIIVTIGLVALAACLLLAAGCVNGKPPESPEVTGIGVVTYIDLEGGFYGIIADDGREFLPLNLPEDLKVDGTEIVFTGEVREDVITMYMWGTPLQLEDIQKDAAEPYISGTGVITYIDLEGGFYGIISGKGNFLPIGEEYQEFLSDHADRTVDFTVNPKDVMTIQQWGQPVEIIAISLAEEEKDAIIKDSGVVTYIDLEGGFYGIITGDDTRYLPVNLADEFSKDGLPVTFTATKEDVMTIQMWGTPVQIITMEEKDEPLVGMPNPAAVFVTELGYEYEIRSGPDGEYGVAILPDGTEIEEWELYWQHHDNT
- a CDS encoding LysE family transporter, whose translation is MPDLISIFLIGLVIGFTGALAPGPTLVATINASVRSGWRAGPLVSLGHVAAEIGVILLIVAGLGAVIGSATWAIGLVGGISLVLFGLLTISSARGAALPPADASIDAGKPVAAGLLTSVANPYFWIWWFTVGAALLWSFLEGGLLAGGIFMAGHWAADIGWLTLVSASIHRGRFFLSDSGYRLILVACGIFLIAFGCWFVSGSL
- a CDS encoding NusA-like transcription termination signal-binding factor, with the translated sequence MERTLNFKERRYIEELRILTKSTAIDCIIDDRFDRLVYIITPGDMGIAIGKSGDNIRKMQKVLGKRIEMVEYAEDPAEFVRNIFKPAEVIAVRFEEERGGAVQVTVQNRSEVGIAIGKGGCTIEKARMILRRFFGEELGDIIVEEEYAA
- a CDS encoding lysylphosphatidylglycerol synthase transmembrane domain-containing protein — translated: MNPQHIKWIWISIGISSFFLIALLYFTFDEATIAALQNLSPTILLIALGFHIIALVCWALRIKVMADSLGYRVGFFHCINLVCANLFLAAITPSQAGGEPVRVHELYKADVKLGDATAVVIMERVLDGIVFGVGGAVMLFLLGTTWQYIHLPVVVNYLIYITWFTVTAGVLIFAYSVRNPLILKRLMKALSHYLTKKWEMARVEAFMAKVDREVDNFHFSLGKFIGRGKTGLFLGFIFTAMFWFFEFIIASVLLIGLGQGPYFLESFISQLVIAMIMMIPLTPGGAGVAELSIGSIYGLFISTSVIGVFVLLWRIILYYFNIAVGLVAGLIIVRREVENAASDDDDQYLHKT
- the hisE gene encoding phosphoribosyl-ATP diphosphatase gives rise to the protein MQPDIFDALSDIIRERAADQTNERSYVRSLLFHEKGIDKSLEKVGEEAVEYVLAVKNGEPDRIISEAADLIFHLMVSLRAADIDFEAVIEELAKRRTEMSRSR